In the genome of Deltaproteobacteria bacterium, the window TCGGCCCGGCAAAGTTGAAGTCGTGCCCATCAAACCCTACGCCACCCAAAAACATCTGGCCATGGCCTACAGCCCTGGCGTGGCCGAATCCTGCCTGGCCATCGCCAAGGACAAGGAGCTGTCCTACAAGTACACGGGCCGGGGCAATCTCGTGGCCGTGGTCTCCAA includes:
- a CDS encoding malate dehydrogenase, with translation MALFTPQEALDYHSEVRPGKVEVVPIKPYATQKHLAMAYSPGVAESCLAIAKDKELSYKYTGRGNLVAVVS